The following nucleotide sequence is from Candidatus Hydrogenedentota bacterium.
GGGCAGATGCGAATAGTCCCACCAATCGGGCGAGGGCCACGTATAATTCGCCTCGATTTCCTCGACGGAATTGAATTGCGCGAGCGGCGCGCTGATTCGTTCGTTGTAGACGCCCGCGCCGTATTCCACGGACTGGAACACGACGCCGAAGACGTCCCGGTTCCCGGCTATCGGCGGCCCGGCGTAGCGGCCGGCGATCGTGAGCGGCAGGTCGATATGCAGGCGCTCGCATGCAGCGTCGAAATCGCAGCCAAGATGGCGGCACAAGTTCTCGGTGGCTTCGGGCGTGGCCCAATAATCCATCGGAATCCGGTCCGGCTGCTTTCGTTGAAGCACGGCCAGCCAGCGCTCGCGCCCGGTCATCGTCTCCTTGGGCATGTTCAGGACTCCAGCGCGTCGCGGATCAGGCAGCCTTCGCCGGGACAGAACGCAGCGATGTTGGCCTCGGACGTGCCGGGCGGCACTTCGCAGCCGGGCATCAGCGCAAAACGGTCACCGCCCGCCGCGATATCGGCGCGGGCATGGGCGGCCACGTCTTCGGGCGTGCCCATTTTCAACACGGCGGCCGGATCAAAATGGCCGAACAGCGTAATCCCGGCGCCGAGCGCTTGCCGCGCCTGACGCAAGTCTACCATCCAGTCGATATCGACAATGTCGGCGCCGGAATCGTGGATCGCGGGCAGCAAATGCGCGATATTGCCGCAAATATGAAGGCGCACCTTCGCCCCGGCGGCGTGGATGCCCCCAAACAGCCTCTGGTGCCAAGGCAGGACATGCTCGCGAAACATATCCACGCTCACGAGGCTCGACGCGGCGTCGCCAACGCCGATCATGTCGGCGCCGGCCTCTATTTGCGCCCGCGACCACGCAATCGCGTTGTCCATGGTGATAGCGCACACGTCGTGAAAGAACCGGGGCTCGGTCAGCAGGTCGGTCATGGCTGCTTCGAGCGTGCGCAAAGTGCAATACTCGGCAAGAGGGCCTTCGACCCAGCCGAGTATCGAAATATCGCCGCCGCGTTCGGCGTTAAAACGCTCGATGCCGCGGACACGGTCCAACATGCGCGTGGTTTCCTCAATGGGCATCCGGCGCAGCTTGCGGATGTCGCCGTATTCCTGGAGGAGTGGCGCGCGGCAACGGCACACGCCATCATCGACAAAGCACACATCCGCGCCGTAATCCGCCGTTTCGCGGTGCGGGTCGCTCAGCGTGGTCGCCTGATCAATTTCGAACCGGTCCAGCACGCGGAGCATGCTGTCGGCGAAGGCGCGATAGTCCTGCTGATACCGGCCATAGGTGTATCCGGCGTATTCCGCGGCCCATGCCATGAAGATAGGCACGACGGGCACGCGGTCGACGGGTTTGCCCGCCATGCGGTTGTAAAGGCGTTCCCTGCTGTTCATGTCTGGTCCCCGATTACCCGTTGTCCCGATGCACGGTTTCCGGCGAAAAGGCCGGCACGCATACCGCGATGTATTCCGCCCCTTCCGGTCCCGGCGTGCTGTATTGGATACGCTCGCCCCTGCGCGCGATGATGGCTTCGCCCGCGCGCGCTTCGAAGACGCGGCCGCCTT
It contains:
- a CDS encoding uroporphyrinogen decarboxylase family protein, which produces MNSRERLYNRMAGKPVDRVPVVPIFMAWAAEYAGYTYGRYQQDYRAFADSMLRVLDRFEIDQATTLSDPHRETADYGADVCFVDDGVCRCRAPLLQEYGDIRKLRRMPIEETTRMLDRVRGIERFNAERGGDISILGWVEGPLAEYCTLRTLEAAMTDLLTEPRFFHDVCAITMDNAIAWSRAQIEAGADMIGVGDAASSLVSVDMFREHVLPWHQRLFGGIHAAGAKVRLHICGNIAHLLPAIHDSGADIVDIDWMVDLRQARQALGAGITLFGHFDPAAVLKMGTPEDVAAHARADIAAGGDRFALMPGCEVPPGTSEANIAAFCPGEGCLIRDALES